The following coding sequences are from one Mustela lutreola isolate mMusLut2 chromosome 5, mMusLut2.pri, whole genome shotgun sequence window:
- the SREK1 gene encoding splicing regulatory glutamine/lysine-rich protein 1 isoform X3 — MTSLMPGAGLLPIPTPNPLTTLGVSLSSLGAIPAAALDPNITTLGEIPQPPLMGNVDPSKIDEIRRTVYVGNLNSQTTTADQLLEFFKQVGEVKFVRMAGDETQPTRFAFVEFADQNSVPRALAFNGVMFGDRPLKINHSNNAIVKPPEMTPQAAAKELEEVMKRVREAQSFISAAIEPESGKSNERKGGRSRSHTRSKSRSSSKSHSRRKRSQSKHRSRSHNRSRSRQKDRRRSKSPHKKRSKSRERRKSRSRSRSRDKRKDTREKIKEKERVKEKDREKEREKEREREKEREKEKERGKNKDRDKEREKDRDKDKEKDREREREKEHDKERDKDKEQDKEKERDKDRSKEIDDKRKKDKKSRTPPRSYNASRRSRSSSRERRRRRSRSSSRSPRTSKTIKRKSSRSPSPRSRNKKDKKREKERDHISERRERERSSSTRKSSNDRDGKEKLEKNNTSLKEKEHNKEPEASVGKEVDDKDAPRTEENKVQQNGNCQPNEENLSTKTEAV, encoded by the exons ATGACAAGTTTAATGCCTGGTGCAGGCTTGCTTCCCATACCGACCCCAAATCCCTTGACCACA ttgGGTGTTTCCCTTAGCAGTTTGGGAGCTATACCAGCAGCAGCACTAGACCCCAACATTACAACGCTTGGAGAGATACCACAGCCACCACTTATGGGAAATGTGGATCCTTCCAAAATTGATGAAATTAGGAGAACAGTCTATGTTGGCAATTTGAATTCCCAG ACAACAACAGCTGATCAActacttgaattttttaaacaagttGGAGAAGTGAAGTTTGTGCGGATGGCAGGTGATGAGACTCAGCCAACTCGGTTTGCTTTTGTGGAATTTGCAGACCAAAATTCTGTACCAAGGGCCCTTGCTTTTAATGGAGTTATGTTTGGAGACAGGCCACTGAA aattaatCACTCCAACAATGCAATAGTAAAACCCCCTGAGATGACACCTCAGGCTGCAGCTAAGGAGTTAGAAGAAGTAATGAAGCGAGTACGAGAGGCTCAGTCCTTTATCTCAGCAGCCATTGAACCAG AGTCTGGAAAGAGCAATGAAAGAAAAGGCGGTCGATCTCGTTCCCATACTCGTTCAAAATCCAGGTCTAGCTCAAAATCCCATTCTAGACGAAAAAGATCGCAGTCAAAACACAG GAGTAGATCCCATAATAGATCACGTTCAAGACAAAAAGACAGACGTAGATCCAAGAGCCCACATAAAAAACGCTCTAAATCAAGGGAGAGACGGAAATCAAGGAGTCGTTCACGTTCACG ggacAAGAGAAAAGACACCCGAGAAAAGatcaaggaaaaggaaagagtgaaagaaaaagatagagaaaaggaaagggaaaaagagagagagagggagaaggaacgtgaaaaagaaaaggaacggGGTAAAAACAAAGACCGGGATAAAGAACGGGAAAAAGACCGGGATAAAGACAaggaaaaggacagagagagagagcgggaaaaAGAACATGACAAGGAGCGAGACAAGGACAAGGAACAGGACAAAGAAAAGGAACGAGACAAGGACCGATCCAAAGAGATAGatgacaaaagaaagaaggataaaaaatccagaacaccaCCCAGAAGTTACAATGCATCAAGAAGATCTCGTAGTTCCAGCAG gGAAAGGcgtaggaggaggagcaggagttCTTCCAGATCACCAAGAAcatcaaaaactataaaaaggaaATCTTCTAGATCTCCGTCTCCTAGGAG CAGAAATAAGaaggataaaaagagagaaaaagaaagggaccATATtagtgaaagaagagagagagaacgatcAAGCTCTACAAGAAAAAGCTCTAATGACcgagatggaaaggaaaagttgGAGAAGAACAATACTTCACTTAAA GAGAAGGAACACAATAAAGAACCAGAAGCAAGCGTGGGCAAAGAAGTAGATGACAAGGATGCACCAAGGACCGAGGAAAACAAAGTACAGCAAAATGGAAATTGTCAGCCAAATGAAGAAAACCTCTCTACCAAAACAGAAGCAGTATAG
- the SREK1 gene encoding splicing regulatory glutamine/lysine-rich protein 1 isoform X4: protein MTPQAAAKELEEVMKRVREAQSFISAAIEPESGKSNERKGGRSRSHTRSKSRSSSKSHSRRKRSQSKHRSRSHNRSRSRQKDRRRSKSPHKKRSKSRERRKSRSRSRSRDKRKDTREKIKEKERVKEKDREKEREKEREREKEREKEKERGKNKDRDKEREKDRDKDKEKDREREREKEHDKERDKDKEQDKEKERDKDRSKEIDDKRKKDKKSRTPPRSYNASRRSRSSSRERRRRRSRSSSRSPRTSKTIKRKSSRSPSPRSRNKKDKKREKERDHISERRERERSSSTRKSSNDRDGKEKLEKNNTSLKEKEHNKEPEASVGKEVDDKDAPRTEENKVQQNGNCQPNEENLSTKTEAV from the exons ATGACACCTCAGGCTGCAGCTAAGGAGTTAGAAGAAGTAATGAAGCGAGTACGAGAGGCTCAGTCCTTTATCTCAGCAGCCATTGAACCAG AGTCTGGAAAGAGCAATGAAAGAAAAGGCGGTCGATCTCGTTCCCATACTCGTTCAAAATCCAGGTCTAGCTCAAAATCCCATTCTAGACGAAAAAGATCGCAGTCAAAACACAG GAGTAGATCCCATAATAGATCACGTTCAAGACAAAAAGACAGACGTAGATCCAAGAGCCCACATAAAAAACGCTCTAAATCAAGGGAGAGACGGAAATCAAGGAGTCGTTCACGTTCACG ggacAAGAGAAAAGACACCCGAGAAAAGatcaaggaaaaggaaagagtgaaagaaaaagatagagaaaaggaaagggaaaaagagagagagagggagaaggaacgtgaaaaagaaaaggaacggGGTAAAAACAAAGACCGGGATAAAGAACGGGAAAAAGACCGGGATAAAGACAaggaaaaggacagagagagagagcgggaaaaAGAACATGACAAGGAGCGAGACAAGGACAAGGAACAGGACAAAGAAAAGGAACGAGACAAGGACCGATCCAAAGAGATAGatgacaaaagaaagaaggataaaaaatccagaacaccaCCCAGAAGTTACAATGCATCAAGAAGATCTCGTAGTTCCAGCAG gGAAAGGcgtaggaggaggagcaggagttCTTCCAGATCACCAAGAAcatcaaaaactataaaaaggaaATCTTCTAGATCTCCGTCTCCTAGGAG CAGAAATAAGaaggataaaaagagagaaaaagaaagggaccATATtagtgaaagaagagagagagaacgatcAAGCTCTACAAGAAAAAGCTCTAATGACcgagatggaaaggaaaagttgGAGAAGAACAATACTTCACTTAAA GAGAAGGAACACAATAAAGAACCAGAAGCAAGCGTGGGCAAAGAAGTAGATGACAAGGATGCACCAAGGACCGAGGAAAACAAAGTACAGCAAAATGGAAATTGTCAGCCAAATGAAGAAAACCTCTCTACCAAAACAGAAGCAGTATAG